Genomic DNA from Bacteroides zhangwenhongii:
TCTATACTTCGTGCATCAAAGTAAAAAGGTTCCGGATAAGGCTGTCCGTATTCATAACTGGTCACACAGTCCCATTCTCTTTTAGCTTCCGATTCAGGAGTATAACGGTAAGTTGTTTTGAATCCTTCATTTAAAATCGAATAAGCAAGTTTCGTATACCCACAACGGTTCACAGCCTCCGCGTAACGTAGCAACACCTGTGCGGCACGATTCAAGAACCAACGTCCCTTTTTCTCATACGGCTTTGCCGGATCATAATCATATAAATATTTCTGAACTACATATTCACCATTTACCAGTTTGTAAGAAGAGTCACGCCCACGTCCGTCAAACTCCGCACCGTTCTTTTGTTCCTCCTTTTCCCATAAGTCGGTAACCGCATAGGCTGAAGGCATCAACTCATACTTTCCTTTTCCTTCATTGGCAAACAATTCAATCAAGGGATAATAAGGTTCAAAAGCCGGATCATAGCTTATTGTCCAAATCAACTCACTCCACAAAGCAGACTTATCTGCCGGAAAAGCGAACATATTCAGCCAGGTATTCTTGTAACTGTTCATATCGCCATCCATATATCGTTCATAAAAGACCTGAAAATAAGTATCTCCACCGGTAGAATAGCTTCCGCAACGATACCTGACCGCATTAGCCGTAGAAGCCTTATTCTCGTCGGTAGACAGGAATTTACGATATTGCACGGCAGCCTCCCGGTAATTCCCGTTCCAAAGATAAAGATCTCCCAAAAGAATACGCTTGTTAACAAAGAATCGTTTTAGGTCATACGTATCCAGTTTATACTTTATCAAGTCACTATTCAGGTAATCCTCCAAAGTCGGCAAATTCTCCATACATTCGATCAAACGGAGCAAGAGTTCATCCAACCCGATTTTCGGCAGTTGCTCCAGCTTCGAAGCATCTTCAACAGATACAGTAGGCTCCGTTACATAAACCGCCTTTCCGAAATACATACCTACTTGCAGATAAGTCCAGCAACGAAGAGCCGCTACATCCGAATAAAGTTCCGAGTATTCTTCCTGTGTCAACCGATTATTGGCAAGCATATCCTCAAAGCCTGCCAAAATATCATTACAGTTCTGAATGACGGAATAATAATTCGTCATATCCGCATATTTATTTCCCGAAGAAGGAGTATTAGCATTGATTTCCTGCAATTCTATAGATGCATTATCCGTCACATCCATCAAATCGGCACGAAGTTCTCCCAAAACGATAGTCTGCTCCGCCAGCCCCATAAATTTTCCATACAATCCCAATATGGCACTATTCGCATCATCGAGGGTCTTATAATGATTCTTATATTCCACTACCGATTCCAGTTCCGCATCCACACAAGAGCCGAACAACGTACAGGCAAACAGCCCGCCAAATATGATGACATTCTTTATTGATTTCATGGTTTACCTTATTTAGAGTCCGAGTTTTAATCCTACATAAAAAGTACGTGCCTGCGGTGTCGTAAAAGAGT
This window encodes:
- a CDS encoding RagB/SusD family nutrient uptake outer membrane protein, which produces MKSIKNVIIFGGLFACTLFGSCVDAELESVVEYKNHYKTLDDANSAILGLYGKFMGLAEQTIVLGELRADLMDVTDNASIELQEINANTPSSGNKYADMTNYYSVIQNCNDILAGFEDMLANNRLTQEEYSELYSDVAALRCWTYLQVGMYFGKAVYVTEPTVSVEDASKLEQLPKIGLDELLLRLIECMENLPTLEDYLNSDLIKYKLDTYDLKRFFVNKRILLGDLYLWNGNYREAAVQYRKFLSTDENKASTANAVRYRCGSYSTGGDTYFQVFYERYMDGDMNSYKNTWLNMFAFPADKSALWSELIWTISYDPAFEPYYPLIELFANEGKGKYELMPSAYAVTDLWEKEEQKNGAEFDGRGRDSSYKLVNGEYVVQKYLYDYDPAKPYEKKGRWFLNRAAQVLLRYAEAVNRCGYTKLAYSILNEGFKTTYRYTPESEAKREWDCVTSYEYGQPYPEPFYFDARSIDAPYYRSPWREFTGIRGRVSLKAKEMEPEAGETDVQCMEKLLIEESALELAFEGHRWGDLIRVARRMNKEKAGSGSEYLKEVIGRKYERSGLSMPDFSSEEKWYLNVSK